In Sporichthyaceae bacterium, a single window of DNA contains:
- a CDS encoding HAD-IB family hydrolase, with amino-acid sequence MSQSTRPFAIPTPLRSVGTMRAAAFFDLDKTVIAKSSALAFSRPFYRGGLINRRAVLRSAYAQFVYLAGGADADQIERMRKYLSSLCAGWDVATVREIIAETLHDLIDPLIYDEAADLIEQHHLAGRDVIIVSTSGSEVVEPIGEMLGADRVIATRMAVDDEGRYTGEIDFYAYAETKAQAMRELAEAEGIDLERSYAYSDSSTDIPMLCAVGHGFAVNPDRALRKEALARGWPVLAFSRPVSMRQRMPAIGRPSRTVVAATAVAAGAATAAAVWWVARRRDV; translated from the coding sequence GTGTCGCAGTCAACCCGTCCATTCGCCATTCCGACGCCTCTGCGGTCGGTGGGCACGATGCGGGCCGCCGCCTTCTTCGACCTGGACAAGACCGTCATCGCGAAATCGAGCGCGCTGGCGTTCTCCCGGCCGTTCTATCGGGGTGGGCTGATCAACCGTCGGGCCGTGCTGCGCAGTGCCTACGCCCAGTTCGTGTATCTGGCCGGAGGTGCGGACGCCGACCAAATCGAGCGGATGCGCAAGTACCTGTCCTCCCTGTGCGCCGGGTGGGACGTGGCCACGGTGCGGGAAATCATCGCCGAAACCCTGCACGACCTCATCGACCCCTTGATCTACGACGAGGCCGCCGACCTCATCGAACAGCATCATCTGGCCGGCCGCGACGTGATCATCGTGAGCACCTCCGGCTCCGAGGTCGTCGAACCGATCGGCGAGATGCTCGGCGCGGACCGAGTGATTGCCACCCGCATGGCGGTGGACGACGAGGGCCGCTATACCGGCGAGATCGATTTCTACGCCTACGCGGAGACCAAGGCGCAGGCGATGCGCGAGTTGGCCGAGGCCGAGGGCATCGACCTGGAGCGCTCCTACGCCTACAGCGACTCCAGCACCGACATCCCGATGCTCTGCGCGGTTGGCCACGGTTTCGCGGTGAACCCGGACCGAGCGCTGCGCAAGGAGGCGCTGGCCCGGGGTTGGCCGGTGCTGGCCTTCAGCCGCCCGGTGTCCATGCGTCAGCGAATGCCCGCCATCGGCCGGCCCTCTCGCACCGTGGTCGCGGCCACCGCCGTGGCTGCCGGCGCCGCCACCGCCGCGGCGGTGTGGTGGGTGGCGCGCCGTCGC